Genomic segment of Bdellovibrio bacteriovorus:
AAATAAAAAAACGGAGATCGAAACCTCCGTTTTTAAGCTTACGCAATGTCTTAGCAGATTATTTTACTGCGTAAATCAGGCTTCCGCCTTTAATGTATCCAATGACGTTTTTCAAGTTTTGCATAGAAACTGCAGGGCATCCCCAGCTTCTTCCTTGCTTCACGTTCGTGTCTTGAACATAGTTCGCTCCATGGATGACAACGGCGCGAGAGCGAGCTTTCGAGTTCGTTGATGACAATCCATCAAGGCGAAGCGAAAGTCCGTGACCACCTTGATAAGTTTCAGCCGTGCGGTAGTAACCTAAAGAGCTGGCATGCGCACCTGATGTATTGCTAAACTTTTCCGCATATCCATCGTGGTTTGCATCTGAACCTTTACCGTGTGCCACACGAATAGCCCACACGGCTCCCGTCTTCATGGAAATGATATAGAAACGAGGCTCTGAAGAGTGCTTGGCGAAATCAATCACGGATACGTAATCCTGATTTCTGAAATTGTTTTTGTTAGCGTCGAAGTAAACCAAAGCCTTTGCGAGTGCATCCGTACGAACCATACGCGTCGGATCTACGTAATTGTATTTTTGAAGAATGCCTTCACGTTGAGAGTCAGAAAGGCTTTCTGAAGCATCGCGAGGGATTGTGGCATTTGCGCCTGGATTATCGACGATTTGTTCCTCTGTAGTGTCATCTGGCAGACTGGCTGTATCACTGCCGCCATTTCCCGCACAAGCCGCTAGGGATAATAAAGAACTTACCAATAGTGTTGCTGTGAAACGAGAAAAGAACGATTTGTTAACAGTCACTTGCATTCAACCTCCAAAGTTGTGTGTGATGTGCATGAACAAACCTTAGCGGATGAAAATTACTTCGCAGAAAAAATCGTTACTAAAACACAAAGAATAGGACCAAATACTGAGCGCATTTTGAGAGACCTTTTAGTTCGGGCATTTATTTTGCGTGATGACATACCTGTCTTTGTGAATTCACATATATGTCTTTGTGAAATGACAGAAATTTGTATTGAAAACTTCGCGTAAGTTTCTCGGAAAAACAAAAAGACGGTCGCGAAATTACCCATTCAGTGTGGAAAGTAGAGTTCATTCTCATTCTGAAACAGCAAATTTCTTCAGCACCAGAATTAAGAGCCGAAAAGAATTTATGGGGAAATTATGAAAACCGTCATGACATTTTTATCCGTTCTGTCTTTGTCATTACCTGCTGTGGCGGAGCCGTCAGCCGCGGGTGCTGCGACAGCGGCGGTTGAACCTTTGACACCCGATGAATTGATCGCTGTCGGCCTTGAAGAAGTACCGGTCAACTTAAAAGCCATCATTAAAAAAATTGACGCTCTTCCCGCCGCGGTCTCCGCTATGGATCCAGGCGCTCAACTGGTCATCCCGGAACTGCCTTCCTTTAAAAAAGGTTTTCAAGCTTATGAAGCCAATCGCAAAACCTGCATCAATGACCAAACCCGTGCCGCAAAACTATGTCGCGAAGAAACTTCTCCGAACTTGCAAACAACTTTGCAAGGTGTGAACTTGGTTCTAGCAGGCGTAAACAGTTTGGCCGTCAACGACGCCTGTAAGTCGTTTTCAAAAGCAATGACCTTGGCTCAGGCCGGAATCACGGCTTACACCGTCGCCTGCGGGGCCATGCAGAAGAAATGTGATTTATCGTGTTCAGCAGCTGCGAGTGGAATGAAAGAAATGATCCAGGCCCTGCACGTTTCAAAAGCCACCTGCACACCAGGGCAGACCGGCGCAGGGTGCACGGAAGGAATGAGCCAGTTAGAATCACTGTATAACAAAGCTTACACAGAGATGAAAAAAGAGATCAGTCTCCAAAGCAAAAAAACTCTGCACTCAAAAGAGCAGCTTTGTAAAAAGACTTACGGTCTTCTTTTGGCTTCTTCCGCAGCGTCCTTGGTATCCATTGTATCATCGTTAAAGCAGGGTAAATCCTGTGATGAAGAATCAAACGGAAGCGAAGGTGGTGGTGGCGGAACCGCGGCTGTCGCGCTCAGTGAAAAGCAGGAAACAACATCGTCCCAAACTGCGACGCCTTCACAATCTTCAGCAACACCGACCCGTGCAACGGAAGTTGCCCCAAGCCTCTCGTCCTCTCCAACTAGCTCCGCAGCGTCGGAATCAGCGAATAGAACGTCTGATACGGTGGCCATCGAGGCACCCAACTCTCGTCGCGAACTAGCTTCTTCTCCTACTGAGACTGTCCCAAGTCAGGATTCAGAATTAAGAAAGTATTTACCGGGAGGAAGCAAAGCGGCCGCTTCCGTATCCGCAGACCCGCACCCAGACATCACCAGTGCAGGCGGGAAATCAAACTTTGAGAAAATGCGAAATCGGTTTTGGGAGTTGGGACTGCAGGGCGATTAAAACTATTTGCGAAGTTCCAAAGAAGATTCAGCAAGATTGTTTTCCTGCTGGTATCTGACGTTTTCCCAGATCTTTTTACTGACCGGACCTGGCAACAATCTTTCAATCTCGGATTTCTTCTGAGGTTGCAAGGCGGACCACTGATAAAGCACTTCCGCTTTCACTTCTCCTAAAGATTTACGAGCTTCCAGACTGTTTGATTTATCTTCGATATATCCATTGCTCACGACATCTTTTAAAACCCCTAAAGCTTCCCCATTCGGAGCGTCTTGCAGCGACTCTAAAAGAAGGTCTAAAGCCACGTTTTGCAAGATCACCTCATCGACGGTCAACGCGGGGGCTTGCAAAAGCTCACTGAGTGATGAAATCACCCGGTGGTTCTTTAGCAATTCCTGTCGCTCTTTTTTTTCTGTTTCATCCAAGAAAACTTTCCGATGCATGCGATGAAATGCACTGAGCTCTTTTTTGTAGGCGTAGTCTTTCCACACGGGAGCACTTTCACCCTTGCGGGCCTCAGGAACCTCCGATGTGGGATTTTGCACTATCGCCGTCGGACCGTCTGACGCCGGAGACGCTGGCGCCTCGGGAGAATGTTGCTCGACGCTGGGCTTTTCGTTAGGGCTGTCGTTTTTAACAGAAAGAGAAGTCATGACTAGCATGACTCCTCCGACTGCAACCGCCCCCACCGCTATGGCTAGCTGTTTTTTATTCATCTTAGAATGCTCCGCGAGTGAGAGTTTTTCTGAACAAGGATCTATTCAACTCTTTCGCACCGTCATTTTGGAAGTAAGCCGAACCATTCAAGTATCCATTTAGCACAAGGATATTGTGATGGATCGCTGTTGACTGTACGAAGATGTTATAGACTTTACCTGTGTATTTCATTGGTGTGATTGATACGATCTCATCCAAGACACCACCTAATTGCACCAGGTCCTCGCCCACTTTGAAGTCTTTCGCTGACTGCATGAAGCCATTCGAAGCTACAAGTGGATGGTTTGGAGTTACTTTAATTGAGCGGCCCGATTTCATACGCATCAACAAGATGTCGTGTTCCGTATCAAGAAGCTCTGTCACCCACTGATCCACTTTCGTTTTTTGGATAGCTTTACTTCCCATGCTTTGAGCACTTTGCAATGAAGCTACGAAGGCATAATTCTTCGTCAAGGCTTCAATGAATGGAACGTACTTCATATCCGTGTTACCTGCTTCTTGGGCAAGAATCAGCTGTTCAGGTGTGGCACATGAAGACACACACACTGTCGCTACGTACACCGTAGATGGCATAGTACATGCCGCATTTTTCGAAGTTGGTGCAATCCATGGTTTTTCTGGGTTGTAAGCACGATCCATGAATGTTGGATACAAGTGCTGACCGCTAGAATTCAGAGCCACAGATGTCTTACCTGATTTCACTTTCACGTCATCGAACTGAGCCAGGAATTCTTTAATGATTGGCAATTGATCCTGACATTTCACCATCCACTCATAACGACCTTGCGCTTGAGAATTGCTTAAGCTGTCTTGCGAACAACGTCTTGCGACGTAGTCACGGCAGTAACTTTCAGCCACCCAAGGACCATATTGAGTCTCTGTACCTTCCAACTGAACTTTGTGGTCGATACAAGCGTAAGTGCTGACTTTCGTCACATCACGCTTATTCACGATCACACCGATCTGATTTGCTGGACATGTTTGTGAGCTGTTAGCTTCTTCAACCGAAGTTGAAGATTCCTGTCTGCGTACAGCTTCTGGGTTGCCGTCACAAACTCTTTCTTCCACTGGCATAGCTTGACCGGCACAACGTTCGTTACCTACTTGTGTTCCTTTGTCATCAACACACACGAAGATACGTGACTGTTTACCACCACAGTCCGCAGTACAAGCTGTGAAGTTTTCTGTCGGAACGTATTTATATGTAGGACATGCACCTGGAGTTTTAATAGAACCCTGGTGAGTATTTGAACTTACGATTTGACCGTCTTTACAAGTTTGATCTGACACTTCTGTGAAGATATCAAAGAAACCTGTTTCACCGAAAGCACAAGTCAATGGAACTTTCACCTCACCAGTCACAACATCTGTTTTTACCGTGCCATGGGAACCGAAGTCACCACAACCATTGTGACAAGAGTTTTGGTTGAAAGTATCTGATCCGGAAAGAACTCCGTTATTACAAACTCTTTCTTGAGACACGCTCGCGCAAGAACCTGCAGGAGTGCTAGTCGAGTACAATACTTTAGATCCACCATGAGGAAGAACACTTCCATCTGGCAATCTGCAAGATTGGCCTTCACAAGAACCTTCATTAGTGACTTCTTTTGAGCGAGAGATTTCTACCCAGCTCAATTTTTCACCACTCAACTGACACTGTTCTTTGATCACGTCACGGTAAGAAATTTCTTTCGTCCCGTTTAATCCGCAGGCCACCGTCTCTGAATAGATGTCACCTTGAGATTCGCGGATTTGATCTTTCACCTGACATGAACCAGGAACTTCTGGTTCTGGTGTGGGTTCTGGTTCAGGATCTACAGTTCCTTTAGTCACTGTGATGGAATGCTTCAAGTTGAAAAGAACTTGGTTTGTGTCGCCTTT
This window contains:
- a CDS encoding murein L,D-transpeptidase catalytic domain family protein, translated to MQVTVNKSFFSRFTATLLVSSLLSLAACAGNGGSDTASLPDDTTEEQIVDNPGANATIPRDASESLSDSQREGILQKYNYVDPTRMVRTDALAKALVYFDANKNNFRNQDYVSVIDFAKHSSEPRFYIISMKTGAVWAIRVAHGKGSDANHDGYAEKFSNTSGAHASSLGYYRTAETYQGGHGLSLRLDGLSSTNSKARSRAVVIHGANYVQDTNVKQGRSWGCPAVSMQNLKNVIGYIKGGSLIYAVK
- a CDS encoding PKD domain-containing protein, producing MNRGMRLVATGLLLLSVGCQKAQESSEVMDLSSSTLTCKPGSQKVSTANLKIEGESVGQTNEAIQYKLNEQLSCDSAQEVVWKAAGGSSRTATSVTSVYKKAGTYVMTASVQDVSGTTSQEVSFKTVVVASEPVMIAPTVGVAGQPVTFDVGIPENMTLLDAYWTFGDGTPSVSSMDAIQHTYAQPGTYTVKVLVVGNPGGEKMLSQTIVISEEEDQVVCTAAAAISGPSEAKVGSPVSLSLYMPQCLADQVGAIRWAFGDGGSASGQNVQHTYAAEGTFEVSAVLLKGDTNQVLFNLKHSITVTKGTVDPEPEPTPEPEVPGSCQVKDQIRESQGDIYSETVACGLNGTKEISYRDVIKEQCQLSGEKLSWVEISRSKEVTNEGSCEGQSCRLPDGSVLPHGGSKVLYSTSTPAGSCASVSQERVCNNGVLSGSDTFNQNSCHNGCGDFGSHGTVKTDVVTGEVKVPLTCAFGETGFFDIFTEVSDQTCKDGQIVSSNTHQGSIKTPGACPTYKYVPTENFTACTADCGGKQSRIFVCVDDKGTQVGNERCAGQAMPVEERVCDGNPEAVRRQESSTSVEEANSSQTCPANQIGVIVNKRDVTKVSTYACIDHKVQLEGTETQYGPWVAESYCRDYVARRCSQDSLSNSQAQGRYEWMVKCQDQLPIIKEFLAQFDDVKVKSGKTSVALNSSGQHLYPTFMDRAYNPEKPWIAPTSKNAACTMPSTVYVATVCVSSCATPEQLILAQEAGNTDMKYVPFIEALTKNYAFVASLQSAQSMGSKAIQKTKVDQWVTELLDTEHDILLMRMKSGRSIKVTPNHPLVASNGFMQSAKDFKVGEDLVQLGGVLDEIVSITPMKYTGKVYNIFVQSTAIHHNILVLNGYLNGSAYFQNDGAKELNRSLFRKTLTRGAF